The following coding sequences are from one Nicotiana tomentosiformis chromosome 3, ASM39032v3, whole genome shotgun sequence window:
- the LOC104108814 gene encoding aluminum-activated malate transporter 9, which yields MARKLGSFRKSFEEKRERLFSSCNGDYTELPGFNPTLDYPENPGCFSSFREKFRELWKDWSSVAVKAMEMGRSDPRKIVFSAKMGLALMLISLLIFFKEPVEELSRYSVWAILTVVVVFEFSIGATLSKGFNRGLGTLSAGGLALGMAELSQLAGDWEEVVIVIGIFITGFFITYAKQYPPMKPYEYGFRVFLITYCFIMVSGYHTREFVHTAVSRFLLIALGAGVSLAVNICVYPIWAGEDLHNLVAKNFISVATSLEGCISKYLNCVEYKRIPSKILTYQAADDPVYNGYRSAVESTSQEEALVAFAIWEPPHGPYKMIKYPWKNYVKVSGALRYCAFMVMALHGCVLSEIQAPAERRQVFRNELQRVGTAGAKVLREIGEKVKKMEKLESVDILFEVHEAAEELQKKVDRKSYLFVNAENWEIGSRPTVVDIPQELGSMDDDRNSFQHHRSLSETVIDIDSINISRSWDNRTFNVASNNNQTAGVTPENGVEKPKMRTAHTLPKANDVLKEVEEEENEEEEESKTYESVSALSLATFTSLLIEFVARLQNVVDSFEELSEKAKFKEPVDLSEASGRVGLWSRLRGYMKFSKRESDLLV from the exons ATGGCGAGGAAATTAGGGTCGTTTAGGAAGAGTTTCGAAGAGAAAAGAGAAAGGCTTTTTTCCTCATGCAACGGTGATTACACTGAGTTACCTGGTTTCAACCCCACACTTGATTACCCTGAAAATCCAGGGTGTTTTTCGTCTTTTCGTGAAAAGTTTAGAGAGCTATGGAAGGATTGGAGCAGCGTAGCCGTGAAGGCGATGGAGATGGGTCGATCCGACCCGAGAAAGATTGTATTCTCAGCAAAGATGGGTTTGGCTTTAATGCTCATATCTTTGTTAATCTTCTTTAAGGAACCGGTTGAAGAGCTCAGTAGATACTCTGTTTGGGCTATTCTTACTGTCGTCGTCGTTTTTGAGTTCAGCATAG GAGCCACTCTGAGCAAGGGATTTAATCGTGGACTCGGGACACTGTCAGCTGGAGGACTTGCTCTTGGAATGGCTGAATTGTCTCAGTTGGCCGGAGACTGGGAAGAAGTAGTTATAGTCATTGGTATATTCATAACAG GTTTTTTTATTACTTATGCAAAACAGTACCCACCAATGAAGCCCTATGAATATGGTTTCCGAGTATTCTTGATAACGTATTGTTTCATCATGGTATCTGGTTATCACACAAGAGAATTTGTTCATACAGCTGTAAGTCGGTTTCTGCTAATTGCACTTGGTGCTGGTGTTTCATTAGCTGTGAACATATGTGTCTATCCCATCTGGGCTGGTGAGGATCTTCACAATCTAGTGGCGAAGAATTTCATCAGTGTAGCTACTTCACTGGAAG GTTGTATCAGTAAATATCTGAACTGTGTCGAATATAAGAGGATCCCTTCAAAGATTCTTACTTACCAAGCTGCTGATGATCCAGTTTACAATGGCTACAGATCAGCAGTAGAATCTACTAGCCAAGAGGAAGCTCTG GTAGCATTTGCAATCTGGGAGCCACCCCATGGTCCTTATAAGATGATTAAATATCCTTGGAAAAACTATGTCAAAGTTAGCGGTGCATTAAGATATTGCGCATTCATGGTTATGGCACTGCATGGCTGTGTACTATCTGAAATACAG GCTCCTGCTGAAAGAAGACAGGTTTTCCGTAATGAGCTTCAGAGAGTAGGTACAGCAGGTGCCAAAGTGTTGagagaaattggggaaaaagtgaAAAAGATGGAGAAGTTGGAGTCAGTGGATATTCTCTTTGAAGTGCATGAAGCAGCAGAGGAGTTGCAAAAAAAGGTGGATCGGAAGTCTTATCTTTTCGTCAATGCAGAAAACTGGGAAATCGGATCACGACCCACAGTGGTGGATATTCCACAGGAGCTTGGAAGCATGGATGATGACAGAAACTCTTTTCAACATCACAGATCTCTGAGTGAAACAGTAATCGACATTGACTCCATCAATATATCAAGGAGTTGGGATAATAGGACGTTTAACGTAGCTAGTAATAACAACCAAACTGCAGGAGTAACCCCAGAAAATGGGGTGGAGAAACCAAAAATGCGGACAGCACACACGCTGCCTAAAGCTAACGATGTACTAAAGGAGGTGGAGGAGGAGGAaaacgaggaagaagaagaatcAAAGACGTATGAAAGTGTCAGTGCTTTGTCTTTAGCAACGTTCACCTCCCTTCTCATAGAATTTGTTGCAAGACTTCAAAACGTAGTAGACTCATTCGAAGAATTAAGTGAGAAAGCAAAATTTAAGGAACCTGTGGATTTGTCTGAAGCATCGGGGAGAGTTGGCTTGTGGTCCAGGTTGAGAGGATATATGAAGTTCTCAAAAAGAGAGAGCGATTTACTAGTTTAG